From the genome of Actinacidiphila yeochonensis CN732, one region includes:
- a CDS encoding response regulator transcription factor yields the protein MTATPPGDSGTTGVRVLLADDQSMVREALATLLSLEDDIDVVAQVARGDQVLAAARRHAPDVAVLDIEMPGLTGIEAAAELRRELPSVKVVIVTTFGRPGYLRRAMESGADAFLVKDAPAAELAEAVRQVLRGRRVIDPGLAAAALAEGADPLTARERDVLNAAAEGAANAEIAGRLRLSEGTVRNYLSTAIQKTGARNRAEAARIAREKGWL from the coding sequence ACAGCGACGCCTCCAGGGGACTCCGGCACGACGGGCGTGCGGGTGCTCCTCGCCGACGACCAGTCGATGGTGCGCGAGGCGCTGGCGACGCTGCTGTCCCTGGAGGACGACATCGACGTCGTGGCGCAGGTGGCCCGGGGCGACCAGGTGCTGGCGGCCGCCCGCCGGCACGCCCCGGACGTGGCGGTGCTGGACATCGAGATGCCCGGCCTGACCGGCATCGAGGCGGCGGCCGAGCTGCGTCGCGAGCTGCCGTCGGTGAAGGTGGTGATCGTCACGACCTTCGGGCGCCCGGGCTACCTGCGCCGGGCGATGGAGTCGGGCGCCGACGCCTTCCTGGTCAAGGACGCGCCCGCGGCCGAGCTCGCGGAGGCGGTGCGGCAGGTGCTCCGGGGCCGGCGGGTGATCGACCCCGGGCTGGCCGCCGCCGCGCTGGCCGAGGGCGCCGACCCGCTGACCGCCCGGGAGCGGGACGTGCTCAACGCCGCCGCCGAGGGCGCGGCGAACGCCGAGATCGCCGGCCGGCTGCGGCTGTCGGAGGGCACCGTCCGCAACTACCTCTCCACGGCGATCCAGAAGACCGGCGCCCGCAACCGGGCCGAGGCGGCGCGTATCGCCCGGGAGAAGGGCTGGCTGTAG